The DNA region tgtttcaacaacctggataactcttccggcagttcacaatcttcttcgccttcttcttcggcatgatagatcgggttgtcaaagtcatataggggtgtaacaggattgtcatcaatgagatccggagaataatcgcatctgcatgaatgttgattcatgcatttCTTTAGggtcggaacgagacaaattaaaaggggggaaaatgaaaacaaacattgccattttattattttatttttaaactgcaaaaataaatgaaaaacagagaacaccgcttttaatgcgaaaaacatccgtttattaatgatgcaaataatgcaaaatgaaacacatgaggtggcccttacaatggaccattacgttttgggcaaaacgtatggctttcatgcaaacagaattgacaaacagaaatattactcttcacgcagagtgacagtgatgatcttttcggctttccaattctggatctccattcctggtatgcacggttttatccacgagtcaagctcgcagtcactgtcagtctcttcacccataGCACAGATGCGGcctggatctagcattccagaactggtgaacgtgaacggttggCGACGACCTTTATcctgtccagacgagcctcgacctgaatgataaccaatcccaaacttATCCTCCTTCACCGCAATATCTAACACTCTTCCCCATCTTGGGGCCTCTCCACTTTTCACCACCTCCACAGTCTGCTTATAAGAAGCAATGGACGACTTCTTCTCTCTTTCAGCAAAAAcggcattctccaccttgacaGTTTCAAACGCCTGGCTTGGTGTTTcgaatatttcaccgtccatttccatGTACTTAAATGAAGACAACTGGATGACAAAAATATCTTCCTCGCCGCAAACTGTCACCACTTGCCCGTCCAAGACATACTTTAGCTTCTGATGTAGAGTCGATGTTACTaccccagcagcatgtatccatggacgacccaacaaacagctgtacgccggctgaatgtccatgacataaAACACAGATTTGAACACCTCAGGACCAATCTTTACGGGGAGCTCAACTTCCCCGAACACAACCCTTTTAGAGCCATCAAACGCTCTAACCACCAGATCAGTAGGCCTCAAAATCGATCCCTCGCAGTCCAATTTAGCCaaggccttcttaggcaacacgTTGAGTGACGAGcatgtatcaaccaaaacatgtgaaagcacagctcctttacactccatcaAAATGTGTAGTGCCTTATTGTGATTGCGCCCGTCCACAATAAGATCGAGATCAGTgaagcccaacccatggctgaCATTAACACTTGATACCACTGTCTCTATTTGATTGACTGTAATCTCCTGCGGGACGTAGGCCTTCTTCAAGATCTTCAACAAAGCATCTCTATGACCTTCTGAACTCAACAGCAAAGATAAGATcgaaattttggacggagtctgctgcaaatgatcaacaagcttgtactcagacttcttaATAATTCTCAAAAACTCCTCGGCTTCGGCGTCAAACTGACTTTCCGGCTCAACAGGCGCCTGTGCCGCTCTAGGAGTATCCTCATTCACCACCTGCTTTCCTTTTTCCTTGGCTAgagcctcggccttatctttctgTTCTTTTTCTACATCTCCACCTCTCAACGTGTTAGGTGCAAACAACctcccgctgcgagtgaaaccactaagTCCGACATTgtccacctttgaaacggtggtatCAACTGCAGCCTGACCTTCCTGCATTTCCCCATTGCAATACACATCACCACCATAGTCCCATGGCACAACACCATCATTTTCATACGGAATaggtccaggtaccgtgatggtaactggaaCCACATTTGCCGGCACTGACAAGTGGACAGGATCGAAATAGATGGTTATCGTTGAAATATCCTTATTCTCCAAGGTAACTTTCTCGAATCGGAgacttccctcatccatcatttTTTGAACCGTCTCCCTCAACATTACACACCCGCTTGTAGTTACAGCACAAGCAGCACAATAATTATCACAACCCGGAAAAACTCCATTCTTTAACAAATGACTCTTGACCACAAACATTGGGGTCCTCAACTGATCCACGTCCGTCACCCAGATTTTACTTTTATCCTCAGAAATTACATTCACCGTCATCTGACCATGCatcggcatgggattagcattaacattcggcgatggtgcaaaattgattgccttggaatccaccaagtcttggacaacatgcttaaaggctttacaaccctcaatattGTGCCCGGGAACACCATAATGGAACTCACATTTGATGTTTTCATCATAACTTGCAGGCCTCTAATCTGGTCTTAACGGAGCTAAcgtcctcaactgtaccaacccgagatccttcaacttcttcaacagaaagGCATATGTCATGGGTGGCCTATAAAACTGGCGATCTGCCATCCTTCCCCTAACTTGGTACCCAACCCTTTGTGTTCTCTGCTGAGgtggctgctgttgctgttgctgttgtgcgggttgattatcagcaggaatcgttactacagtagtatgctggtagtaatgattcATACCGGGtcctctttgggcatacacaacactcgagtcaccctctttcttgcgttgaccatttccgaagggcttcttcaatcaagacgacggagcatttccttgtatctttcccattttcaaccaactttcaatcctctcaccagccactacGATATCCGCAAAACCAGTAACTGGACATCccaccatcctctcagcaaaagtcccctgaagAGTGCCCATGAACAAATctgacatctcccgatccactaatgggggttgaaccctggcagccaactctctccacctttgtgcgtactctttaaacccctcgttcggcttttgagacataccctgcaactgggtacggcttggtgccatgtcagtattaaattggtattgtttgaagaaagcatcccccaaatcctgccagctctttatatctgacgatctcagcttggtgtaccactcgagagacccgccagataagttatcttggaaaaagtacatccagagcttctgatccatggtgtaggcagatatctttcgaacaaaggcctgaagatgagtttccgaGCAAGAGCttccattgtacttatcaaacgtgggcaccttgaacttctgtgggatcacaatcccctcaaccagccccatatttgtcATGTTAATAGCCCTAGGAATGGTATGGCTTTTTAGAGCCCTAATCTTTTCTGCtagtacctgaatctctttgttcggaggttgaacaccatactgaccgaactgctcattcagcatagagaactgatcctcttctttatcctccacagccccaaagaaaggagaaAACTGAGTTTCCTTCAGAATGTTGCCAACATGACCTGGGCCACTGCCTGCAGCAAAACcaagaccaccaccattgttgatgAATACACCACCATTAGTTGTCTTCTTTCTGGGATCGCCACCACCCCTAGAACCACCAGGACCATGGTTGGAGTTACCCTCTTGACTATTGCCATTATTGGCAATCGAAGCCAGCTCAAGGttctccaccttctcggcgattgctttctgctccagggcgaacccttgcatggcATTGATCAACTCACCCAttttctctttcagctcgagaatttcagcgttggatggatccatcagACTGGGCTTGTTGCGTCTagtaaagtatctgtgcggacgagtTACGTGTAGAGGGATGATTCTGCATGCGGGAGCAATGATTCTTGTAACAACCAAACACattagaaaccgacacctgcaaaatagagaacaagttattatgattcatgcatgaatgcaatgtttatccgtataaggaacattctgtccttcgatcctggcttcattgagacggataataattcgacagcaacattctgacataAATCATCTGGCTTTGCCGTACAGAACAGAAAGTTGTGcttagcaaagatatcacccgaccatgtgtgtgttagGTAAGTGTAACAcggaaaagcaaataaagctttgagatcaatcactgaatgataataaccactgtatagCAAAAGTGCGCAACACGTGCGAGAGTCATATGTCATATCTGATATAAATCAACTTTACAATCCTCCAAAATCGGAAAGAAATACgagcaagtgaattccgtcaacatgactgacggtaatccaacacatgataacaactGCAATAAAAATCTAATCTGAAGAAGGTCCCATAGAAGactctgcatcatcaaccatcccGGTAAACTTCATAGCGAACCTGAGGCCAGTGTTCTCCTGCTGAAGTTttcccacctctttctgatgaatcttcatctgacgaaaataatggtccctctcagcaagatagtaatctctctcggccataatcttcgctttctcttcttccttaaccctCAACTTCGCTTCCCACTTTGTGGTAAGGGCTTTGActctagcttccctctgagtcttcacaaggacttgtctcttcttttcatcttcaatgaccttcaaagctctagccaactgCTCTTTGGTAAGgtcgtgctccttcgtagatgactctaaagcttggaTGATTTTGCAATAAGAGGCGGTGTCTTtctcaaaacgcttcacctcCTGAGCATGTCTCTTAGCCTGGTCTTCTGCTTTCCTCTTGACTTCCTGATTAGCCAGTTGAATTCCCGCAACACTCATTTCTatctcagtcttctctgcttgcagttgatctcttGCTCTCCTCATCTCAAGAgattcttccatactgacagaagagCGTGGCTCCTCAATCAATGGATACCAAAGATCACCCATAGGAAATGGAAGACGAGTGAGCTCaaccctctttctgagccaatcatcaaatggaggaaaagacctgttattagctctaccaaaaggaatcttgcctttccttcgaatgttgcgccatgcatcagacacttgcaccaacaatgactgattaccctcaaccggAAAGTAGAGagactcctgaatctcacgcTCGAGGGGAGaaacctccatagcaaaccccatttgtctcttgagaagcgtcgggttataattaatacacccttgaactcctataagggGCACATTAGGAAAACTCCTGCAGTTGTAAATAAAAACTTGTCCAGCCACATCaatgtgagtccaagctatgtccttggctcgcaaacccattaacttggttgcccaatttacaacatggtcaagaaagacaaaggcaccctTGAAAGGCAAATATCCCACGAACCATTTATATAACaattgagcacaacatctaaccaatcctccacgacgcttctcattccgattatggaccgaataataaacatccccaaccaaggtaggaatgggattcttctgagcaaacacccggatggcattaatatccacaaagttcgtctgattaggaaacaaaataattccataaatgcttacggcaagcaaagcacaaacagtcttccaattacccaaaacaacatgttccttggctttggcctctgagaaactcaaatgaaaaccggacaactttcctttctccttcaaacctttcttagtcacttccgggctcaaataaagagcacgagaaatctcaacaatatcaggttcttccttagtagcataaaaaggaatctggtttctgaCCCGAATGCCTAGAATACcggcataatcctccatcaaaggtcccaacaaatagtttgggaagacaaaacatctcaaacccagatcataaaactggagaagagtatggatgacactccgatccccatctgtgagcctgaaaaccatcttcgTAATACTgccataagcctcacggaacatccccacatggtcaggcgtaatTAATGCTATCATGCCCTTCAACACGCtaatctctggatcaaagaaactgtagacaacatcatctttTAAGTCGGTCCTCATACCTGGAACAAGGATGTCTCTCAGCCAGAATCTCAATaaagaatgtaccctgcatatggataaacatgagttagatgcggcTAAATGCAgaatgggaatgatgcagatgcatgaatgcaatccataatgccatcctccaagacatctgaacatcaactgtacgGGATTCCGATCTCAAAACTGATCAAAACCATCcaagggactaagtaaccacaaatccaactcgggggatccgaaataaacggaaccggaggatacatcaccatcatcacaggaaagTCACTGAACGGATAGCAACAAGATCATCTGAACAAGTAACCCCAAATCTAACCcgggggatccgaaataaacagaacCCGCCAATAAAAACCACGAACAGAACTCCGACGTGTCAGtaataaatatccataaatccaacttataaatagaacccaGATCACGAACCAAACCAAAGTCACCATCCAAAAAGTTACCAACAGAACCTGTACCTATAGGAAccaaacccctcccctcacaggtgaattctaataaggtcatcctaaggcggataatcgatctcgacaatcggacgagatactcaacgggtttgccctttcgggtgtgccgtgcagctctcataagatcatctaaaccaaagatccagGAAAGAACAATCACCGAAGTCAGCaactcaaaagagataacccaaccatagtggaaactccacaaggaagagctatctcaaaagaacctcgtccgactgtggtatgtcacgtcgcaacaacatgttgatctaacatgtgaggaaacatgagaccacgctaatcctaggtgtatactcgggcttgggttttagccccactcagaacacccacccccaaatcagaggaaccacacctgtccaaaatccaacacaatgataacatgatgcatgcaaacatatatgcaaatatacatataatcacagtataataatcacaaatgcaataaataaagcagtaaaagcaacccaaactaccctaaaaactacgctagagagagctaggattgactcgcttagggaagatggaccagcaagaggtcaagttcagtccccagcagagtcgccagctgtcgcaacgcgaaaaacaaccggcggaaaaaaaacagagccgccaccgacgatattcatcctatgacggaaagggagcgcgggactaacctaagaaagggaaaggaacggtaTTACGACCAAAGATTACAAGatacgggagtcggttacgcaagggaaaggtgctagcacccctcacatccgccgtactcgacgggatccacgctcaaaagatagctcaaaggaaaggaaagggttgttgctaataaactgctcaaagaaactgcacaaactggaatgataaacaggtggggaagagaaagaagacggaggaagtggactcggcaggatgtcgcatcctgggcctacatagtttgtcagaaacaaacatcagagtcgacgtagttcgggaaaaggggacatgctcgctaggacatcgcatcctatgcctacgtatcttctctatccagaggagaatcagagcactcgtagctcggctaacgcacgctgaaacaagacaccaaaaagggacgctgagatgtcaaaagaaacacccaaaaggaaaccgaatgccaatacATAGACTTACACCGGACTCCCAACAACGATAAAAAgaaggaaacagaatgccaatacatggacttacacccgactcccaacaataacaaaaaggaaatagaatgccaatacatagacttacacccgactcctaacaataacaaacgctaaccagcgaacaccaaagaaaaaggtctttagaacgaaccccaacaaagtaaccaaatcCTGAATAAACTCCCGATATGTATAACCTgtcaccacaaatgaaccccaaacatgaaccccaatatgaaccccaaagatgaacccccaagtgaataacaatcatcacaaatgaaccccgaaaTAAACCCTAATGTGAATAACTATtatcacaaatgaaccccaaatgaataaccatcctcacaaatgaaccccgaagatgaaccccaatatgtaccccaaatgaataacaatcatcgaaaatgaaccccaatatgaatcCCAAATGAATGACAatcgtcataaatgaaccccgaaCGGATAACAGGTAACCAAAGTGAACCCCAACTAGTGAACCCCGACCAATAACTGAAGAAAACCCCCtaggtataaacataccacacacgcccATGTTGAACAAACAGGTACTCACAcataaaacaaagaaaagggtgcccggagagattgtcttcaacctcctgcctacgtatctcatctggtatgagaattagggcgacatagttccccttaccaggggtaaaacactctcctaaccagagacctgggaaacaacaaactaatag from Lathyrus oleraceus cultivar Zhongwan6 chromosome 1, CAAS_Psat_ZW6_1.0, whole genome shotgun sequence includes:
- the LOC127105008 gene encoding uncharacterized protein LOC127105008; the encoded protein is MPMHGQMTVNVISEDKSKIWVTDVDQLRTPMFVVKSHLLKNGVFPGCDNYCAACAVTTSGCVMLRETVQKMMDEGSLRFEKVTLENKDISTITIYFDPVHLSVPANVVPVTITVPGPIPYENDGVVPWDYGGDVYCNGEMQEGQAAVDTTVSKVDNVGLSGFTRSGRLFAPNTLRGGDVEKEQKDKAEALAKEKGKQVVNEDTPRAAQAPVEPESQFDAEAEEFLRIIKKSEYKLEITVNQIETVVSSVNVSHGLGFTDLDLIVDGRNHNKALHILMECKGAVLSHVLVDTCSSLNVLPKKALAKLDCEGSILRPTDLVVRAFDGSKRVVFGEVELPVKIGPEKLKYVLDGQVVTVCGEEDIFVIQLSSFKYMEMDGEIFETPSQAFETVKVENAVFAEREKKSSIASYKQTVEVVKSGEAPRWGRVLDIAVKEDKFGIGYHSGRGSSGQDKGRRQPFTFTSSGMLDPGRICAMGEETDSGGAKRFFLTKDSFKVQSGMRN